The proteins below are encoded in one region of Microbacterium pygmaeum:
- a CDS encoding DEAD/DEAH box helicase yields the protein MPTFSDLGVPTALANSLASEGKTEAFPIQRDTLPDSLAGRDVLGRGRTGSGKTIAFALPLVARLSGAFASGRTPGRPRGLVLAPTRELATQIAATIQPLAAASGLSVTTIFGGVSQKPQESALRAGVDIVVACPGRLEDLMKQGHIRLDRVEITVLDEADHMADLGFLPGVTRILAATPQGGQRMLFSATLDRGVDTLVRRFLQNEVRHEIDDQSVPQGEMTHRVFLISDDDKAALVKHLASGRGRRIMFTRTKHQAKKLAKVLTAAGIPAVDLHGNLSQAARERNLAAFGADVAKGGVRVLVATDVAARGVHVDEVELVVHVDPPMEHKAYLHRSGRTARAGAAGTVVTVTIPSQRRDVADLLKKAGITAPLEQVTAHAASITELVGQPADHVTPAPIQAAPQRTAKPRTAGAGGQGGSGRGGQGGRGGSAGGRGQGAARGGQGPRDGQAGSGRSAKASGSASHSRGAAAPAAGSRPFYSTGTGQAGAHNPGAGQTERPRGPRRASHNGQRSGAPRG from the coding sequence ATGCCTACTTTCTCCGACCTCGGCGTGCCCACGGCACTTGCCAACTCACTTGCCTCTGAAGGCAAGACCGAGGCCTTCCCCATCCAACGCGACACGCTGCCCGACTCCCTGGCCGGGCGCGACGTGCTCGGCCGCGGCCGCACCGGCAGTGGCAAGACCATCGCCTTCGCACTCCCCCTCGTCGCTCGCCTGTCCGGCGCGTTCGCCTCAGGTCGCACCCCTGGCCGCCCGCGCGGTCTGGTCCTGGCGCCGACCCGTGAGCTCGCGACGCAGATCGCCGCCACCATCCAGCCTCTCGCCGCGGCCAGCGGCTTGAGCGTCACCACGATCTTCGGCGGCGTCAGCCAGAAGCCGCAGGAGAGCGCGCTGCGCGCCGGCGTCGACATCGTCGTGGCGTGCCCCGGTCGCCTCGAGGACCTCATGAAGCAGGGTCACATCCGTCTGGACCGCGTCGAGATCACCGTGCTCGACGAGGCCGACCACATGGCCGACCTCGGCTTCCTCCCGGGCGTCACGCGCATCCTCGCGGCCACGCCGCAGGGCGGGCAGCGCATGCTGTTCAGCGCGACCCTCGACCGCGGCGTCGACACCCTCGTGCGTCGGTTCCTCCAGAACGAGGTCCGCCACGAGATCGACGACCAGAGCGTCCCGCAGGGCGAGATGACGCACCGCGTCTTCCTCATCTCCGACGACGACAAGGCCGCGCTGGTCAAGCACCTCGCATCCGGCCGCGGTCGGCGCATCATGTTCACGCGCACCAAGCACCAGGCCAAGAAGCTGGCGAAGGTGCTGACGGCAGCAGGCATCCCCGCGGTCGACCTCCACGGCAACCTCTCGCAGGCTGCCCGCGAGCGCAACCTCGCCGCGTTCGGCGCCGACGTCGCCAAGGGCGGCGTCCGCGTGCTGGTCGCGACCGACGTCGCCGCACGCGGCGTGCACGTCGACGAGGTGGAACTCGTCGTCCACGTCGACCCGCCAATGGAGCACAAGGCGTACCTGCACCGCTCTGGCCGCACGGCTCGCGCCGGCGCCGCCGGCACCGTGGTCACCGTCACCATCCCGTCGCAGCGTCGGGATGTCGCCGACCTGCTGAAGAAGGCCGGGATCACGGCCCCGCTGGAGCAGGTCACCGCGCACGCGGCATCCATCACCGAGCTCGTCGGCCAGCCGGCCGACCACGTCACCCCTGCCCCGATCCAGGCGGCACCGCAGCGCACGGCGAAGCCGCGCACGGCCGGTGCCGGCGGTCAGGGTGGCAGCGGGCGTGGCGGTCAGGGCGGTCGTGGCGGCAGCGCCGGCGGACGCGGCCAGGGCGCCGCGCGCGGCGGGCAGGGTCCGCGCGACGGTCAGGCCGGTTCGGGTCGGAGCGCCAAGGCCTCCGGTTCGGCGTCGCACTCGCGGGGCGCCGCGGCTCCGGCTGCGGGCTCGCGCCCCTTCTACTCGACCGGCACCGGTCAGGCCGGGGCCCACAACCCGGGAGCCGGCCAGACCGAGCGCCCCCGCGGTCCGCGTCGCGCGTCGCACAACGGCCAGCGCTCGGGCGCACCGCGCGGCTGA
- a CDS encoding YdeI/OmpD-associated family protein has protein sequence MRFQTTLFKSGNNTGIEVPPEVLEALGGGKRPAVNVTVNGDFSYRSTIATMGGRYLIAFSSDKRAATGLQGGETITVDLTLDTAPRTVEVPQDLGQALAAADARAAFDALAPSAQKAHVTNVEGAKAEDTRARRVAAIVAKLTA, from the coding sequence ATGCGCTTCCAGACGACCCTGTTCAAGTCCGGCAACAACACCGGAATCGAGGTTCCGCCCGAGGTCCTGGAAGCGCTCGGCGGCGGAAAACGCCCCGCGGTGAACGTCACCGTGAACGGCGACTTCTCGTACCGCAGCACGATCGCCACGATGGGCGGGCGGTATTTGATCGCGTTCAGCTCGGACAAGCGCGCGGCCACCGGTCTGCAGGGCGGTGAGACGATCACGGTCGATCTGACGCTGGACACCGCGCCGCGCACCGTCGAGGTTCCGCAGGACCTCGGCCAGGCGCTCGCCGCCGCCGACGCGCGGGCTGCGTTCGACGCGCTCGCGCCGAGCGCCCAGAAGGCGCACGTGACGAATGTCGAGGGCGCAAAGGCGGAGGACACCCGCGCGCGTCGCGTCGCCGCGATCGTCGCGAAGCTCACCGCCTAG
- a CDS encoding fatty acid desaturase family protein: protein MTSVSAPASTLGAVRQTYARKDSFPPIAQAYTKVSQVVRETGLLARTPWFYIFTATAIVLGFGGAITGFILLGDSWYQLLIAAALGILFTQVAFLSHEAAHRTIFSSNKLNDRVALIIGNGIVGMSRDWWSSKHTRHHANPNRVSKDPDIEVDTIRFLEVDAAKVSGPMAFITRRQGWLFFPLLTLEGLNLHFIGLRHLLNFRQPVKGRWVELGLIALRFALVLTPIFVFLPLGMAFAFLGVQMAVFGIYMGAAFAPNHKGMPIIDPDAKLDFFTKQVRTSRNVSGGWWATWLMGGLNYQIEHHLFPSMPRPHLAQAREIVRDYCKTLDVPYAETTLFKSYGIVIRYLNEVGLSAADPFECGIVQKFRTKGV from the coding sequence ATCACTTCAGTCTCCGCACCCGCATCCACCCTCGGCGCCGTACGCCAGACGTACGCTCGCAAAGACAGCTTCCCGCCGATCGCTCAGGCGTACACGAAGGTGTCGCAGGTCGTGCGCGAGACCGGTCTGCTGGCGCGGACCCCGTGGTTCTACATCTTCACCGCGACCGCGATCGTCCTGGGCTTCGGCGGCGCGATCACCGGATTCATCCTGCTGGGCGACAGCTGGTACCAGCTGCTGATCGCGGCGGCCCTCGGCATCCTCTTCACCCAGGTCGCCTTCCTCTCCCATGAGGCGGCGCACCGCACCATCTTCAGCTCGAACAAGCTGAACGATCGCGTGGCACTGATCATCGGCAACGGCATCGTCGGCATGAGCCGCGACTGGTGGAGCTCGAAGCACACGCGTCACCACGCCAACCCGAACCGGGTCAGCAAGGACCCCGACATCGAGGTCGACACCATCCGCTTCCTCGAGGTCGACGCCGCCAAGGTGTCCGGCCCGATGGCCTTCATCACTCGCCGGCAGGGCTGGCTGTTCTTCCCGCTGCTGACGCTCGAGGGCCTGAATCTGCACTTCATCGGACTGCGGCACCTCCTCAACTTCCGCCAGCCGGTCAAGGGCCGCTGGGTCGAGCTCGGGCTCATCGCCCTGCGCTTCGCCCTGGTGCTCACGCCGATCTTCGTGTTCCTGCCGCTGGGCATGGCGTTCGCGTTCCTCGGTGTGCAGATGGCCGTCTTCGGCATCTACATGGGTGCGGCGTTCGCGCCGAACCACAAGGGCATGCCGATCATCGACCCCGACGCGAAGCTCGACTTCTTCACCAAGCAGGTCCGCACTTCCCGCAACGTCTCCGGCGGCTGGTGGGCGACGTGGCTCATGGGCGGTCTCAACTACCAGATCGAGCACCACCTCTTCCCGAGCATGCCGCGCCCGCACCTCGCCCAGGCCCGCGAGATCGTCCGCGACTACTGCAAGACGCTCGACGTGCCATACGCCGAGACCACGCTGTTCAAGTCCTACGGCATCGTCATCCGTTACCTCAACGAGGTCGGCCTGTCAGCCGCAGACCCGTTCGAGTGCGGCATCGTCCAGAAGTTCCGCACCAAGGGCGTCTGA